A genomic window from Macaca mulatta isolate MMU2019108-1 chromosome 19, T2T-MMU8v2.0, whole genome shotgun sequence includes:
- the ZNF709 gene encoding zinc finger protein 709 isoform X2, protein MGSPHPKRASRVVVGAVLAAGEVDRTPGHPRVWEMDSVVFEDVAVNFTQEEWALLGPSQKKLYRDVMQETFVNLASIGENWEEKNTEDHKNQGRKLRSHMVERLCERKEGSQFGETISQTPNPKPNKKTFTRVKPYECSMCGKDYMCHSSLNRHMRSHTEHRSYEYHKYGEKSYECKECGKRFSFRSSFRIHERTHTGEKPYKCKQCGKAFSWPSSFQIHERTHTGEKPYECKECGKAFIYHTTFRGHMRMHTGEKPYKCKECGKTFSHPSSFRNHERTHSGEKPYECKQCGKAFRYYQTFQIHERTHTGEKPYQCKQCGKALSCPTSFRSHERIHTGEKPYKCKKCGKAFSFPSSFRKHERIHTGEKPYDCKECGKAFISLPSYRRHMIMHTGNGPYKCKECGKAFDCPSSFQIHERTHTGEKPFECKQCGKAFSCSSSFRMHERTHTGEKPHECKQCGKAFSCSSSVRIHERTHTGEKPYECKQCGKAFSCSSSFRMHERIHTGEKPYECKQCGKAFSFSSSFRMHERTHTGEKPYECKQCGKAFSCSSSFRMHERTHTGEKPYECKQCGKAFSCSSSIRIHERTHTGEKPYECKQCGKAFSCSSSVRMHERTHTGEKPYECKQCDKAFSCSRSFRIHERTHTGEKPYACQQCGKAFKCSRSFRIHERVHSGE, encoded by the exons GACTCAGTGGtctttgaggatgtggctgtgaacttCACCCAGGAGGAGTGGGCTTTGCTGGGTCCCTCTCAGAAGAAACTCTACAGAGATGTGATGCAAGAAACCTTTGTTAACTTGGCCTCTATAG GGGAAAACTGGGAGGAGAAGAACACTGAGGACCACAAAAATCAGGGGAGAAAGCTAAG aagTCATATGGTAGAGAGGCTCTGTGAAAGGAAAGAAGGTAGTCAGTTTGGAGAAACCATCAGTCAGACTCCAAATCCTAAACCAAACAAGAAAACTTTTACTAGGGTAAAACCATATGAATGCAGTATGTGTGGAAAGGACTATATGTGTCATTCATCTCTTAATAGGCACATGAGATCTCATACTGAACATAGATCATATGAGTATCATAAATATGGAGAGAAGTcatatgaatgtaaggaatgtgggaagagATTCAGCTTTCGAAGTTCATTTCGAATCCATGaaagaactcacactggagagaaaccctacaaatgtaagCAGTGTGGTAAGGCTTTCAGTTGGCCCAGTTCCTTTCAAATACATGAAagaactcatactggagagaaaccttatgaatgtaaggaatgtgggaaggccttcatTTATCACACAACCTTTCGAGGACACATGAGAAtgcacacaggagagaaaccctataaatgtaaagaatgtgggaaaaCATTCAGTCATCCCAGCTCTTTTCGAAATCATGAAAGAACTCActctggagagaaaccctatgaatgtaaacaatgtggaaaagccttcagaTATTACCAAACTTTTCAAATacatgaaaggactcacactgggGAAAAACCCTATCAGTGTAAGCAATGTGGTAAAGCTCTTAGTTGTCCCACATCCTTTCGAAGTCATGAAAGgattcacactggagaaaaaccctataaatgtaaaaaatgtggcaaagccttcagTTTTCCTAGTTCCTTTAGAAAACATGAAAGGattcatacaggagagaaaccctatgattgtaaggaatgtgggaaagcatTCATTTCTCTTCCAAGCTATCGAAGACATATGATAATGCACACTGGAAATGGACCTTATAAATgcaaggaatgtgggaaagcctttgaTTGTCCTAGTTCTTTTCAAATCCATGaacgaactcacactggagagaaaccctttGAATGTAAACAGTGTGGTAAAGCCTTCAGTTGTTCCAGTTCCTTTCGAATGCATGaaagaactcacactggagagaaaccccaTGAATGTAAACAGTGTGGTAAAGCCTTCAGTTGTTCCAGTTCTGTTCGAATacatgaaaggactcacactggagagaaaccctatgaatgtaaacagtgtggaaaagccttcagtTGTTCCAGTTCCTTTCGAATGCATGaaagaattcacactggagagaaaccctatgaatgtaaacagtgTGGTAAAGCCTttagtttttctagttcctttcggatgcatgaaaggactcacactggagagaaaccctatgaatgtaaacagtgTGGTAAAGCCTTCAGTTGTTCCAGTTCCTTTCGAATgcatgaaaggactcacactggagagaaaccctacgaatGTAAACAGTGTGGTAAGGCGTTTAGTTGTTCCAGTTCCATTCGAATacatgaaaggactcacactggagagaaaccttatgagTGTAAACAATGTGGTAAGGCCTTCAGTTGTTCTAGTTCTGTTCGAATgcatgaaaggactcacactggagagaaaccctatgaatgtaaacaatgtgatAAAGCCTTCAGTTGCTCACGTTCCTTTCGAATCCATGaacgaactcacactggagagaaaccctatgcgTGTCAACAATGTGGTAAAGCCTTCAAGTGTTCCCGTTCCTTTCGAATACATGAAAGAGTTCATAGCGGAGAGTAA
- the ZNF709 gene encoding zinc finger protein 709 isoform X3 yields the protein MGSPHPKRASRVVVGAVLAAGEVDRTPGHPRVWEMDSVVFEDVAVNFTQEEWALLGPSQKKLYRDVMQETFVNLASIGENWEEKNTEDHKNQGRKLRHMRSHTEHRSYEYHKYGEKSYECKECGKRFSFRSSFRIHERTHTGEKPYKCKQCGKAFSWPSSFQIHERTHTGEKPYECKECGKAFIYHTTFRGHMRMHTGEKPYKCKECGKTFSHPSSFRNHERTHSGEKPYECKQCGKAFRYYQTFQIHERTHTGEKPYQCKQCGKALSCPTSFRSHERIHTGEKPYKCKKCGKAFSFPSSFRKHERIHTGEKPYDCKECGKAFISLPSYRRHMIMHTGNGPYKCKECGKAFDCPSSFQIHERTHTGEKPFECKQCGKAFSCSSSFRMHERTHTGEKPHECKQCGKAFSCSSSVRIHERTHTGEKPYECKQCGKAFSCSSSFRMHERIHTGEKPYECKQCGKAFSFSSSFRMHERTHTGEKPYECKQCGKAFSCSSSFRMHERTHTGEKPYECKQCGKAFSCSSSIRIHERTHTGEKPYECKQCGKAFSCSSSVRMHERTHTGEKPYECKQCDKAFSCSRSFRIHERTHTGEKPYACQQCGKAFKCSRSFRIHERVHSGE from the exons GACTCAGTGGtctttgaggatgtggctgtgaacttCACCCAGGAGGAGTGGGCTTTGCTGGGTCCCTCTCAGAAGAAACTCTACAGAGATGTGATGCAAGAAACCTTTGTTAACTTGGCCTCTATAG GGGAAAACTGGGAGGAGAAGAACACTGAGGACCACAAAAATCAGGGGAGAAAGCTAAG GCACATGAGATCTCATACTGAACATAGATCATATGAGTATCATAAATATGGAGAGAAGTcatatgaatgtaaggaatgtgggaagagATTCAGCTTTCGAAGTTCATTTCGAATCCATGaaagaactcacactggagagaaaccctacaaatgtaagCAGTGTGGTAAGGCTTTCAGTTGGCCCAGTTCCTTTCAAATACATGAAagaactcatactggagagaaaccttatgaatgtaaggaatgtgggaaggccttcatTTATCACACAACCTTTCGAGGACACATGAGAAtgcacacaggagagaaaccctataaatgtaaagaatgtgggaaaaCATTCAGTCATCCCAGCTCTTTTCGAAATCATGAAAGAACTCActctggagagaaaccctatgaatgtaaacaatgtggaaaagccttcagaTATTACCAAACTTTTCAAATacatgaaaggactcacactgggGAAAAACCCTATCAGTGTAAGCAATGTGGTAAAGCTCTTAGTTGTCCCACATCCTTTCGAAGTCATGAAAGgattcacactggagaaaaaccctataaatgtaaaaaatgtggcaaagccttcagTTTTCCTAGTTCCTTTAGAAAACATGAAAGGattcatacaggagagaaaccctatgattgtaaggaatgtgggaaagcatTCATTTCTCTTCCAAGCTATCGAAGACATATGATAATGCACACTGGAAATGGACCTTATAAATgcaaggaatgtgggaaagcctttgaTTGTCCTAGTTCTTTTCAAATCCATGaacgaactcacactggagagaaaccctttGAATGTAAACAGTGTGGTAAAGCCTTCAGTTGTTCCAGTTCCTTTCGAATGCATGaaagaactcacactggagagaaaccccaTGAATGTAAACAGTGTGGTAAAGCCTTCAGTTGTTCCAGTTCTGTTCGAATacatgaaaggactcacactggagagaaaccctatgaatgtaaacagtgtggaaaagccttcagtTGTTCCAGTTCCTTTCGAATGCATGaaagaattcacactggagagaaaccctatgaatgtaaacagtgTGGTAAAGCCTttagtttttctagttcctttcggatgcatgaaaggactcacactggagagaaaccctatgaatgtaaacagtgTGGTAAAGCCTTCAGTTGTTCCAGTTCCTTTCGAATgcatgaaaggactcacactggagagaaaccctacgaatGTAAACAGTGTGGTAAGGCGTTTAGTTGTTCCAGTTCCATTCGAATacatgaaaggactcacactggagagaaaccttatgagTGTAAACAATGTGGTAAGGCCTTCAGTTGTTCTAGTTCTGTTCGAATgcatgaaaggactcacactggagagaaaccctatgaatgtaaacaatgtgatAAAGCCTTCAGTTGCTCACGTTCCTTTCGAATCCATGaacgaactcacactggagagaaaccctatgcgTGTCAACAATGTGGTAAAGCCTTCAAGTGTTCCCGTTCCTTTCGAATACATGAAAGAGTTCATAGCGGAGAGTAA
- the ZNF709 gene encoding zinc finger protein 709 isoform X1 → MGSPHPKRASRVVVGAVLAAGEVDRTPGHPRVWEMAREPQDKRWMYLHSQDSVVFEDVAVNFTQEEWALLGPSQKKLYRDVMQETFVNLASIGENWEEKNTEDHKNQGRKLRSHMVERLCERKEGSQFGETISQTPNPKPNKKTFTRVKPYECSMCGKDYMCHSSLNRHMRSHTEHRSYEYHKYGEKSYECKECGKRFSFRSSFRIHERTHTGEKPYKCKQCGKAFSWPSSFQIHERTHTGEKPYECKECGKAFIYHTTFRGHMRMHTGEKPYKCKECGKTFSHPSSFRNHERTHSGEKPYECKQCGKAFRYYQTFQIHERTHTGEKPYQCKQCGKALSCPTSFRSHERIHTGEKPYKCKKCGKAFSFPSSFRKHERIHTGEKPYDCKECGKAFISLPSYRRHMIMHTGNGPYKCKECGKAFDCPSSFQIHERTHTGEKPFECKQCGKAFSCSSSFRMHERTHTGEKPHECKQCGKAFSCSSSVRIHERTHTGEKPYECKQCGKAFSCSSSFRMHERIHTGEKPYECKQCGKAFSFSSSFRMHERTHTGEKPYECKQCGKAFSCSSSFRMHERTHTGEKPYECKQCGKAFSCSSSIRIHERTHTGEKPYECKQCGKAFSCSSSVRMHERTHTGEKPYECKQCDKAFSCSRSFRIHERTHTGEKPYACQQCGKAFKCSRSFRIHERVHSGE, encoded by the exons GACTCAGTGGtctttgaggatgtggctgtgaacttCACCCAGGAGGAGTGGGCTTTGCTGGGTCCCTCTCAGAAGAAACTCTACAGAGATGTGATGCAAGAAACCTTTGTTAACTTGGCCTCTATAG GGGAAAACTGGGAGGAGAAGAACACTGAGGACCACAAAAATCAGGGGAGAAAGCTAAG aagTCATATGGTAGAGAGGCTCTGTGAAAGGAAAGAAGGTAGTCAGTTTGGAGAAACCATCAGTCAGACTCCAAATCCTAAACCAAACAAGAAAACTTTTACTAGGGTAAAACCATATGAATGCAGTATGTGTGGAAAGGACTATATGTGTCATTCATCTCTTAATAGGCACATGAGATCTCATACTGAACATAGATCATATGAGTATCATAAATATGGAGAGAAGTcatatgaatgtaaggaatgtgggaagagATTCAGCTTTCGAAGTTCATTTCGAATCCATGaaagaactcacactggagagaaaccctacaaatgtaagCAGTGTGGTAAGGCTTTCAGTTGGCCCAGTTCCTTTCAAATACATGAAagaactcatactggagagaaaccttatgaatgtaaggaatgtgggaaggccttcatTTATCACACAACCTTTCGAGGACACATGAGAAtgcacacaggagagaaaccctataaatgtaaagaatgtgggaaaaCATTCAGTCATCCCAGCTCTTTTCGAAATCATGAAAGAACTCActctggagagaaaccctatgaatgtaaacaatgtggaaaagccttcagaTATTACCAAACTTTTCAAATacatgaaaggactcacactgggGAAAAACCCTATCAGTGTAAGCAATGTGGTAAAGCTCTTAGTTGTCCCACATCCTTTCGAAGTCATGAAAGgattcacactggagaaaaaccctataaatgtaaaaaatgtggcaaagccttcagTTTTCCTAGTTCCTTTAGAAAACATGAAAGGattcatacaggagagaaaccctatgattgtaaggaatgtgggaaagcatTCATTTCTCTTCCAAGCTATCGAAGACATATGATAATGCACACTGGAAATGGACCTTATAAATgcaaggaatgtgggaaagcctttgaTTGTCCTAGTTCTTTTCAAATCCATGaacgaactcacactggagagaaaccctttGAATGTAAACAGTGTGGTAAAGCCTTCAGTTGTTCCAGTTCCTTTCGAATGCATGaaagaactcacactggagagaaaccccaTGAATGTAAACAGTGTGGTAAAGCCTTCAGTTGTTCCAGTTCTGTTCGAATacatgaaaggactcacactggagagaaaccctatgaatgtaaacagtgtggaaaagccttcagtTGTTCCAGTTCCTTTCGAATGCATGaaagaattcacactggagagaaaccctatgaatgtaaacagtgTGGTAAAGCCTttagtttttctagttcctttcggatgcatgaaaggactcacactggagagaaaccctatgaatgtaaacagtgTGGTAAAGCCTTCAGTTGTTCCAGTTCCTTTCGAATgcatgaaaggactcacactggagagaaaccctacgaatGTAAACAGTGTGGTAAGGCGTTTAGTTGTTCCAGTTCCATTCGAATacatgaaaggactcacactggagagaaaccttatgagTGTAAACAATGTGGTAAGGCCTTCAGTTGTTCTAGTTCTGTTCGAATgcatgaaaggactcacactggagagaaaccctatgaatgtaaacaatgtgatAAAGCCTTCAGTTGCTCACGTTCCTTTCGAATCCATGaacgaactcacactggagagaaaccctatgcgTGTCAACAATGTGGTAAAGCCTTCAAGTGTTCCCGTTCCTTTCGAATACATGAAAGAGTTCATAGCGGAGAGTAA
- the ZNF709 gene encoding zinc finger protein 709 isoform X4 — protein MQETFVNLASIGENWEEKNTEDHKNQGRKLRHMRSHTEHRSYEYHKYGEKSYECKECGKRFSFRSSFRIHERTHTGEKPYKCKQCGKAFSWPSSFQIHERTHTGEKPYECKECGKAFIYHTTFRGHMRMHTGEKPYKCKECGKTFSHPSSFRNHERTHSGEKPYECKQCGKAFRYYQTFQIHERTHTGEKPYQCKQCGKALSCPTSFRSHERIHTGEKPYKCKKCGKAFSFPSSFRKHERIHTGEKPYDCKECGKAFISLPSYRRHMIMHTGNGPYKCKECGKAFDCPSSFQIHERTHTGEKPFECKQCGKAFSCSSSFRMHERTHTGEKPHECKQCGKAFSCSSSVRIHERTHTGEKPYECKQCGKAFSCSSSFRMHERIHTGEKPYECKQCGKAFSFSSSFRMHERTHTGEKPYECKQCGKAFSCSSSFRMHERTHTGEKPYECKQCGKAFSCSSSIRIHERTHTGEKPYECKQCGKAFSCSSSVRMHERTHTGEKPYECKQCDKAFSCSRSFRIHERTHTGEKPYACQQCGKAFKCSRSFRIHERVHSGE, from the exons ATGCAAGAAACCTTTGTTAACTTGGCCTCTATAG GGGAAAACTGGGAGGAGAAGAACACTGAGGACCACAAAAATCAGGGGAGAAAGCTAAG GCACATGAGATCTCATACTGAACATAGATCATATGAGTATCATAAATATGGAGAGAAGTcatatgaatgtaaggaatgtgggaagagATTCAGCTTTCGAAGTTCATTTCGAATCCATGaaagaactcacactggagagaaaccctacaaatgtaagCAGTGTGGTAAGGCTTTCAGTTGGCCCAGTTCCTTTCAAATACATGAAagaactcatactggagagaaaccttatgaatgtaaggaatgtgggaaggccttcatTTATCACACAACCTTTCGAGGACACATGAGAAtgcacacaggagagaaaccctataaatgtaaagaatgtgggaaaaCATTCAGTCATCCCAGCTCTTTTCGAAATCATGAAAGAACTCActctggagagaaaccctatgaatgtaaacaatgtggaaaagccttcagaTATTACCAAACTTTTCAAATacatgaaaggactcacactgggGAAAAACCCTATCAGTGTAAGCAATGTGGTAAAGCTCTTAGTTGTCCCACATCCTTTCGAAGTCATGAAAGgattcacactggagaaaaaccctataaatgtaaaaaatgtggcaaagccttcagTTTTCCTAGTTCCTTTAGAAAACATGAAAGGattcatacaggagagaaaccctatgattgtaaggaatgtgggaaagcatTCATTTCTCTTCCAAGCTATCGAAGACATATGATAATGCACACTGGAAATGGACCTTATAAATgcaaggaatgtgggaaagcctttgaTTGTCCTAGTTCTTTTCAAATCCATGaacgaactcacactggagagaaaccctttGAATGTAAACAGTGTGGTAAAGCCTTCAGTTGTTCCAGTTCCTTTCGAATGCATGaaagaactcacactggagagaaaccccaTGAATGTAAACAGTGTGGTAAAGCCTTCAGTTGTTCCAGTTCTGTTCGAATacatgaaaggactcacactggagagaaaccctatgaatgtaaacagtgtggaaaagccttcagtTGTTCCAGTTCCTTTCGAATGCATGaaagaattcacactggagagaaaccctatgaatgtaaacagtgTGGTAAAGCCTttagtttttctagttcctttcggatgcatgaaaggactcacactggagagaaaccctatgaatgtaaacagtgTGGTAAAGCCTTCAGTTGTTCCAGTTCCTTTCGAATgcatgaaaggactcacactggagagaaaccctacgaatGTAAACAGTGTGGTAAGGCGTTTAGTTGTTCCAGTTCCATTCGAATacatgaaaggactcacactggagagaaaccttatgagTGTAAACAATGTGGTAAGGCCTTCAGTTGTTCTAGTTCTGTTCGAATgcatgaaaggactcacactggagagaaaccctatgaatgtaaacaatgtgatAAAGCCTTCAGTTGCTCACGTTCCTTTCGAATCCATGaacgaactcacactggagagaaaccctatgcgTGTCAACAATGTGGTAAAGCCTTCAAGTGTTCCCGTTCCTTTCGAATACATGAAAGAGTTCATAGCGGAGAGTAA